One window of the Rhipicephalus microplus isolate Deutch F79 chromosome 2, USDA_Rmic, whole genome shotgun sequence genome contains the following:
- the LOC142786065 gene encoding uncharacterized protein LOC142786065, which produces MAQFFSRAGFGLTFGRRRNILASLHQQHTRSSAPIDRGGPYSSFRSLPRSVVLWSTGPNSDDAGPHVRAAVGDSGVCAAFPMHDAPVVLRLEAPTLNYTRKTALGHVLVRASPTL; this is translated from the exons ATGGCCCAGTTCTTCTCTCGGGCTGGTTTCGGCCTAACGTTCGGCCGCCGACGCAATATCCTGGCTTCCCTACATCAGCAGCACACCAGGAGTTCAGCGCCTATTGACAGAGGTGGTCCGTACTCCtctttccggagccttccacgcAGCGTGGTGCTATGGTCGACTGGACCCAACAGCGACGACGCAGGACCACACGTGCGGGCAGCAGTTGGTGACTCGGGCGTTTGCGCCGCCTTCCCGATGCATGATGCACCTGTGGTACTGCGCCTGGAGGCTCCAACGCTCAATTACACTAGGAAGACGGCGCTG GGCCACGTTCTGGTTCGCGCATCGCCGACGCTGTAA